In the genome of Lactuca sativa cultivar Salinas chromosome 3, Lsat_Salinas_v11, whole genome shotgun sequence, the window GGTTAATTTTAGTTGTGGTGCGGTTATTGTTCACTCCTACTCCCCATTACACAACCTTCGCCTTCGTCTCTTTTACAAATTGAAGGGTGATGATGATTCATACAAAACCCCAAATCAATGAAGATGAGCTCAAATTTTGAATTAGCTTTAAGCCTAGAAGGTATGGGCTCGGTGAGGAGCTCAGCGAGTTCAGCGCACACGGGGCCTACCCCGGCTCGGTATCTCGGTGAGTAAATGTTGAGTTTAACTATGTTGAGTGGACCAATGGGGTGGCTCAACGGCTActtccatttatttatttatttattttttaaaacccCTCATATATATACTACAACCCTTAACTATTTTAAGTTTTTAACTCATCAAAATCAATTTACAACTCATATACACTATCTCAAAAATATCGTTTTCGTCATCTTCATCGGGCATGTTTGATGCCTTGCTTGAAACAACCATAGAGGTTATTCGGGAGGCGGAACAGATGATCGAGCAACTACAACAAGAAAATACAGAGAATGCACGTCGGAGGAAGAGAAAGGTACATATAAAGATTTCGTGAGGCGGCTAATGAACGACTCATGCAAGATTACATTATGGATGACGCCACGTTTATAAGATATTATTTTCACCGCCGGTTCCATATGCATAAATCTCTGTTTTTGCGTATCGTCAAGGACATCACGGCAGCGTGTCCATTTTTTCAACAACATCTAGATGCTAGAGGTACGATTGGTTTTACTTCTATACAAAAATGCATCGTTGCACTTCGTCAATTAGCGTATGTCACTTGCCCCGGTGCACTAGAGGAGAACCTTAGGATGTCCGAACATACTGCACGAACTAGCCTTCACAAATTTTGCAAGTATGTCATGAGATTATATGGTCCACGATATTTGCATAAACCTACTTGTAGTGACATCCTACAATTGTATGCTCATCACTCAAATGTGCTCGACTTTCCTGGAATGTTAGGAAGACTAGATTGCCTCCATTGGGCATGGGGTTGTTACCTGAATGCCTATAAAGGGCAATACACCTGAGGTGATCATGGTTATGTAACTATTATACTTGAAGTGATGGCCTCACATGATATGTGGATATCGCATGCATTCTTTAGGTCAAATGGCTCCCTCAATGACATTAATGTTCTTAACATGTCTCTGTTACTTGATGACATGTATAACGGGACTGCACTCGACTCATCCTTTCAAGTAGTTGGAACATTGTATAGGAACGGGTATTATCTTGTTGATGGGTTCTATCCGAAGCATGCTTGTTTTGTGAAGTCGTTATCTTGTCTAAATGATTGCAAAAGGTTGAAGTTTAAGAGAGCTCAAGGGAAGGCGGGAAAGGATGTTGAAAGAGCATTTGGAGCTTTGAAAAAACATTGGCATATTCTTAAATATCTTGCGCCTTATATGGAGGAGAAGAAAATGAGCGAGGTGATGTATACTTGTATCATATTGCATATATTATATGATTCTCAAAGACGAATGAAATGCAATATGTGAGTATAACGAAAACGAGATCGTTCCACCGACACAACCTTTTGAGGTTGGAAGCGCGGAGTAGATGCCAAGGAAGGAAATAGTTCTTGATGTTAAGACGTGTCATGTTTTTCGTAGGGACTTGATGGAACATATTTGGAACGTCGACCACATTGATCTTAATGCGGAATCGGTCTACGATTTAGAAGGTCGATTTTTCGATGAAGATGTCCTTTAGGTCTATATGGGTTTGGTAATTTTAGTTTCTatgttttaattttaaattatatttttttggtgtgtttggtatgtttgttgtatttttgaatttctatgtttttattttaagttCAATGAATTTCTAGTTTTTAAAAAATGCTATGTTTGAaatatttattttgtatattaaaAAAGTAGCATGGAAAGTGTGGCaactgttttggtcaaaaatcaacAAAGTGGATATTAACCAAATTGcatgagaggttgtggtgttgtAAGGTGAAGTGATTAACGAAATTAGAACGGAATTGCATaagtggtttacaaggaaagcccttaatccttgctaggatcttcgGCATAATCcgtgggaggtgataatgatcacctgccttgtaTGATCTTATTGATTTGAACATAAATTACAGAGATGAGTTTGATAATATGATTACAAATGGTAAAGTGAGTCTAGGTGAGTAAGGTATTAAAGAATTGTCCCGGTTGTATATGTTTTATAGGTGTATTTATAGTCTAGATTAAGTAACTAAATGTCTGATATTTCTGGGATCCTGCTGAACTGGTATTTAAAACGTGCTTTGACTTGGTATTTCCGGGTCTTAAGCCTGGTTGGACTGATTCTTCGTTCAGAATTGGTCTTCCCTTGACTACTTCTGCACACATGTTAGCTATGAACAATATATAACCATTATaaacattaataaaaataataatagtaatatttGAGATCCTGAGGTAGTTAAGGATCCTAGATTTTTGAGGATCCTAAAAATTGTGAGGATCCTGGCCCTAACAATTGCCCCCAAATTATACctacaaaatatttaaattgatttcaagtattttaagtgtataatttAATTAACTGGAAATAAAGGATTCAAAATTCAAACTATAACGGATATAATTGTATCCattcaaaagatatgattatgttgtcAAATCACTTTTCTCTCCTTGGTTTGAAGTTAAATTTCTTTCTCCTTTCTTCTTATTTTTCCTGTTTGTTGATTATGGGTAAAGAGGCACTCCATTCTCGCTCGAGCATCCTTGATTTTCCGACGAGGACTTCATCGGTCAAAGGATCTTGTCTTATGAAAAAGACCTGTTCTTTTGGTGACGACGACATTGAGTCCTTGAAGTCAATCAGGACTTTTCCTTCCAATGTTATTTTCAAGCCTTTTGATGCTAAGACCCAACCTGACTTCGTCTCTCATACTTAGGTTGGTCCCATCCAAACTATGCTCATGATTTGGAGGATCCTGCTTTAGGTTGATCGATTGAATCAATCTAAGGATCTAGACATGGGATTTAGCTAAGTTGGCCCATGTTTGTGATTTACAAACTTTTGGGTCTTGTCCTTTCCTGCTCAGAGTCAAAACAAATACATAACATCTTATTTTGAAATCGAAAAAAAATGAAGGTTCTTGGAAAGAGAAATATTTCTTCATGAAACGTGAATCCATCTCGACGGTGATCTCCTGCTAATAAATCGGGTTAGAAAAggtaggattttattttatttcgttGATGATGTAAAATTCACATTTCcttgttttatttgttttaatgCAACTTTCAAGTTCGAGGATCATGTCCCTACTGCTAAAGATAGCAAGGAGAAGATTGGGAGTTTCCTTGCTTTGCCTGACACTGAAAGATCTGTTAGGTTTCAAAGGTAAATCTGCTATTGCCCCCACGTCGAAAGCTAAAGTTCCTTTATttgtctattttttatttttcatgaaGGATCTTGAACTTATTGAGTTCCTTTGTTATGTTTAGGATCCAAGGCTACGCACTCTAGTGCTTGGTTCACCCTTGTTGATATCGACTTCGCCATGTTTGGTGGCCAACTTGTGGTGAAGAAGGAGAATAACTCATCTTCTCTTCCTCCGGAGAGAACCTCGATAAATCTGACCGTCAATACTCTAGGATCCCGAAAGAGGAAGTTTGCTGAGAGCCTTGGGGTGGACGAGGCGCTGAGGAAATAATCTTTAatggcacaccatgtcttgcaaaaatttcatccaagtatacttgtgcgtatttctccattggagctATTTCACTCATGAcaagaaaatgtgcactctttgtcagtcggtcgacaattacccaaatgttaTCATTCTGTCtcgcagtctttggcaatttggtaataaaatccatggataactcctcccatttccacataggaacATTAGTACCTTCTGGGCTACCATATGGCTTTTGGTGTTCCGCTGTGACTTGTAAGCATATTAAGCATTCTTGCAcgtatcttccaatgtctctctttaatccaaaccaccaataatcagctcgtacatcatagtacattttacttgtaccaggatgtattGACAGTTTAGACTTATGGGCTTCATCTAAGATCTTCTGTCTTAATCCACCAATCTCTGGAATCCATAGCCGATTCTTAAATACTTTCAGTCCATGTGGATCATCAAGTAAGATATCAGCATAATGTACCATCCCTTtcttcttcacattttctggctttaaggCCTCTATTTGCCTTCTTTTTAGTTCATCAAGAATAGTGAATTTTATTGTAGTGTGAATAATAACATAACACACACTATTATAATAAACCTTCCTGCTAAGTGCATCGGCAACTACATTGGCCTTTCCAGGATGATAAAGGatttcacagtcatagtctttaattAGCTCCATAGCTCGTTgttgtctcaaattcaaagtttgCTGATTGAATAtatacttgagacttttgtgatcagtaaacaattggcattttgtaccaaaaagataatatctccaaatttttagggcaaaTACTACTGCAACGAGTTCAAGGTCAtgggtgggataattcttttcatactctttcagttgtcttgaggcataggctattaCTCTACCACgctgcatcaacacacaaccaaTTCCCAACCTTGAAGCATCGCTATACACGGAAAAATCATTATCACCTTTtgggagtgataagattggagcatgagtcaaaagatcttttagagttgagaaagctttttcttgggcttcactCCATTCGAACTTTACTTCCTTTCGTGTAAGACTTGTGAGAGGTACCGCTATACGTGAAAAATCTTTAATTAATCTCTGGTAATACCCCGCAAGACCCAAGAAACTACGAATTTCAGAAGCATTACGGGGCGCTTCCCAATTCTAAATGGCTTCAATTTTGGTAGGATCTATTGATATACCGTCACCAGAAATcacatggccgagaaattgaatttgacgaagccaaaattcacatttggagaatttagcatatagtttctcttTTCGAAGAAGTTCTAATATTTCACAAATATGAATGACATGATCAGattcagacttggaatagattaggatatcatcaatgaatacgatgacaaatttatcgagcattggacggcatacccgattcatcatatccataaaCACGACAGAAGCATTTGTCGAATCGAATGGCATGACAAGGAATTCGAAATGTCCATAACGAGTACAGAAAGCAGTCTTCGGCACATCCTGCTCGTGTATTTTGAACTGATGATAGCCAAATTTTAAATCAATCTTCGataaatagctaacaccctgaagttgatcaaacaaatcgttaatgcgaggtagtgggtacttgcCTATCCAGAGGAAGTCCGGGcaaatcaatagagaaaacattaggatattcattaacaacaggaacatcatttacAATTTTCTTCCCCTCTTTTGAGATATCAACTGTGTAGGCTAGATAAATAGAACATCCATTCGATATGAATTTACGTGCTTTTAGGAAAGAGGTTATTGTAAAGATTTTAAGTCTTTGTTCATCGTAGACATAAATAGGATTCTCCCTTTCTATAGGAATGCATACAATCTTTTCGTAGCACAAGAGTTTTGCATagttctttgacaaccaatccatgccgagagtAATAttaaagttgggcaaggagataggaatcaggttagcaagaaaattataaccttcaatttctatgacacaatctCTATAGACTTTATCAACAAGTAATAATATACTTCCCGCTGTGTCTACATGAAATAGTTGAGCGATTGCatagcaagcaatttgaaaagaacGTGCAAATTCATtagacacaaaagaatctgaggcacgagaatcaaataagatgtgagcaggtctagagttgacgAGAAATGTACcagtcacaacattcgggtcttCACGTGCCTCCTCTGTGGTAATTTGGAATGCACGACctttagcttttggcacctcctcctttttagttggagtactctTTGGTTGTTGAACAAAAGCTTGACTCCCCGCcatttgactagtaagagtagggtaGAAGCGCTTCCTGTGGCCAGTAACACCACAAGCATAGCAAGTAACGTTCTTCATCGGGCAATCGGGCTTCATGTGGCCTatttctccacatccataacagatGTTGCTTCAAATGTTGCTTCCTACCAGACCAAGGCTTCTCTGATCGACATTGCAGAAGAATAATCAGCCTTGTCTTCATTAACCACATGAGAAATACATAATATTTTTTCTATGTTCTGGATCCAGGTAAGAGCAACAATGGGATTAAGAACATCTGAAAACTCCGTAGCACCATTAGTCTTTCAAGTTTTGAATGAGAGACGTTTCGTCTCCCATTTTGAAGATTCTTCTCTTTACATTTATCACTATTCTTTTTATGTTCTTTCAAAGTCTTACGAATAACACCCATAAGTTTATCCACGAGTCACTCCTCACGATGGGATATTAGAGTATTTACTTCATCAGGATGAGGATCTCCACCCATATCTGGTGTATGGCTACTCACCTGTTCAGCCATTGTTCTGAAATTTTTGAGTAATatagtattttagaatattaggatttatcattacctaatacttcacttaagtctttcctatggtttctatccatatacttacaatgtatccgttcatatattgaacttccaattgTTTAAGTCTAAATACAAATCCGTTcgatttagttcacttaaactactactccgataccatgattgaaagaaccCCATTCTAAAACTACATTATATTACTCCtgaacatgctacatgcatattcataaacaatattttacattgatagtcTAATTACAAAATATTGGATACAAAATGACTAttaatgttttatatatatatatatatatatatatatatgtatatatatatatatatgtatatatatattacataactacccaggaaattgtaattttatacatacatgaacaCTAAATACAATAgtaatagtattaactattctaaatcttccaacagtaTATGAATATACTAGATGCTTATCACCTTCAATAGTTAAACAATGAgaagggtaagcggtgacgcttagtgagttcagtAACATATACAATATAACAATATGTcatatatataccaatatgacagaagcaaagaggaacaaagaacaacaaagaCATATGTGTATCATACGACATGCTTTCCATATCAACAATTTATTAGATTCCAAAATTTACAAtgaatgagacataacaatttcaagttgatatacatcaataaagcttcagcCCAAGCGGCACAGAAATATACAATTTCTTATTTTCATTTTGCTAGAATATACAGGCTTTCAGCCCTACATAGCCCTATGTCAATACCAAAAGTgatacgagtcatgctctacatggcaaAAGGCACAAAGACGATACCAGAAGTtatacgagacatgctctacatggccaaacaCATAATACCAATACTAGAAGTGATACCAGACATGCTCTACTTGGCCAAAGGCTCAAAGCCAATACCAAAAGTTATACGatacatgctctacatggccaaaggtatAAATCCATTATCAGGATAATACGGGAAAGCATATCGCACATattacacataacatacaattgttcatatatattgaactcaccgtcaAATAATCGGATGTTAAAATGGTAAATTGGACAGCACTTCGTTTCTATAAATGACTTTCTTCGATGAAAACTAGGAGCTGTATTGAAAATCGGGCCTTGCGAGGGTTGAgtttcaaaccgaaaagataattTTCTCGTGGTGGCGCTTCGGGACGTTCTTCCGGTGTT includes:
- the LOC128132826 gene encoding uncharacterized protein LOC128132826 encodes the protein MASHDMWISHAFFRSNGSLNDINVLNMSLLLDDMYNGTALDSSFQVVGTLYRNGYYLVDGFYPKHACFVKSLSCLNDCKRLKFKRAQGKAGKDVERAFGALKKHWHILKYLAPYMEEKKMSEVMYTCIILHILYDSQRRMKCNMDLMEHIWNVDHIDLNAESVYDLEGRFFDEDVL